CTATGATTTATCTGATGAGCTTTTTTCAGGATTTCTTGATCAGGGCATGAATTATTCGTGCGGAGTTTTTAAAGATCTGCGTGATTGTAAACATGAATCTTTAGAGTCTGCTCAGATTAGAAAACTGGAAATGGCTGCAGAGGATTTAAACCTTCATCCTCAGGATCATGTTCTTGACCTGGGCTGCGGTTGGGGGGGCTTTTCTCTGTTTGCGGCACAGAAATACGGTTGCCGGGTTAGCGCAGTAACCATTTCTGACAACCAGTACAAATTTCTTGAAAATAAAATTAAGGAACTGGGACTGGGCAATAAGGTCTCTGTCATTCTAAAAGATTATCGAAAGCTGCAGGGAGAATTCGACAAGATTGTCTCTATTGAAATGCTGGAGGCAATAGGCCATAAGCATCACAAGGACTATTTCAAGACCATTGACAGGCTTTTGAGGTCTGATGGCAAGGCTTTTATTCAGACAATTACCATAGTTGATCAAAGATATCAGGAGTATCGCAGGACCAGGGACTGGATCAGCACATATATTTTTCCTGGGGGGCTTTTACCTTCCCTGCACAGGATCACTTCAGTGTTAACTGCCAAAACAACCCTCTCAGTAAAAAGTGTTCGCGACATTGGCCTGCATTATGCCCCTACCCTGGCTGCCTGGCAAAAGCGCTTTCAGGAAAACTGGCCGGAAATAGAAAAGCATGGCTTTGATGAAACCTTTTTTAGAACATGGCAGTATTATTTGAGCATTTGTCAGGCTGGATTCAGGACCAGACATATCAGAGACCTGCAGCTGGTTCTGGACAGGCCTGCCTCTTAGGGATGAGAATTCCTGATTAATTAAGCTTTTACCGGTAGTTACTCATAGGGAAAAAAACAGGCTGCAAGATGCTCGCTGCTAATTTCTTCAAGTAAAGGATCAACTTTTTGGCATTGATCATCTGCCCTGGAACATCTTGGAGCAAAGGAACACCCTTTGGGTGGATGGTAAGGATCAGGAAGTTCAGCAGTTTCTTCCTCTCCCTTGAGAGAATCTGTTCCAATGCCCGGCACACTGCCGAGAAGCAGTCTGGTATATGGATGACGGCATTTTTCAAAAATTTCATCTGTAGGTCCATACTCCACAAACTTGCCAAAATACATTACAGCCACTCTGTCGCACAGATTGCGCACCACTCCCAGATCATGGCTGATAAACAAATATGTCAGGTTGAACTCAGCACGCAAATCCTTGAGCAGATTCAAAACTTGAGCCTGAACAGAAACATCCAGAGCTGAAACCGGCTCATCCAGGATCAGCAGTTCAGGATTTGGAGCCAGAGCTCTTGCTATTCCTATCCTCTGGGCCTGACCTCCGGAAAACTCATGGGGGTACCGAGTCAAAAATTCAGGACGCAGATTAACACTGCGCATAAGTTCTTCCATGCGCTTTTTTCTCTGATCTGAATTCATTCCCAGCAGATACTTAAGAGGTGCTTCCAGAATCTGTTCCACGGTTTTGCGAGGATTAAGAGAACTTAGCGGATCCTGAAAAATATACTGAATCCTTCTCGCCAGAGCTTTGCGGTCTGGAACTGTACCGGTTCTGGCAAAAACTTTTCCATCCAGTTCAATGCTGCCTTTTGTGGGCGCTTCTAAGCCTACCAGCATTTTGGCCAGGGTTGATTTTCCGCACCCTGACTCACCTACAATGCCCAGGATTTCTCCCTTGTCCACTTTAAAGTCAATACCCCTGACAGCGTGAACAGCTGAAAGTTTGCGGCCCAGCAGGGTCCTTCCGCCACCATACTGCTTGATTAGAGATTTTACTGTCAGTTTATTCAAGACGCCCTCCCCGGATACAGACATTTTACCTCGTGAACAGAAGAAAGGGTTTTAAGTTCAATTTCTGATCTTAGACATGAATCATCAGCTTTGTGGCAGCGTTTGGCAAACTTGCACCCTGGGGGCAGAGCATTTACTCGAGGAGGAAGGCCTGGGATTTCAGTCAGCTTATCCTGTTTGCGGCTTACGTCCGGAACACACTCAATAAGGCGCTGGGTGTATGGATGGGCTGGATTATTCAGAATTTCATCCACAGGACCTGATTCCACAATTTCTCCAGCATACATGACCGCAACCCGGTCGCAGATATGAGCCACAACCCCAAAATCGTGAGTAATGAACATGAGGCTGGCATTTTTTTCCTTGCGCAGCCTGTCAAGCAGTTTGAGTATCTGGGCCTGGACAGTAACATCCAGAGCAGTGGTGGGCTCGTCAGCAACGATCAGATCAGGTTCATTGGCCAGAGCCATGGCAATGCTGATTCGCTGGCGCATTCCCCCTGAAAGCTGATGAGGATAAACATTGACCCTTTGGGAGGCATTGGGAATCCTGACCTGCTCAAGCAGGGAAACCGCCTTTTTCCAGGCCTGGTTATATGAAAGAGGCTGATGTACCCGCATGGCTTCAACAAGCTGATCCCCCACCTTAAACTGGGGATGCAGGGTGGATAATGGATCCTGGAAGATATAGGATATCCTGTTACCCCTTAGATTTCTGAGCTTATGATCCGGCACTGCCAGAATATTGTCACCTTCAAAATTAACCTGGCCAGAAGTGATAATTCCAGGAGGCGAGGCCACAAGACCAAGAATAGACATGGCAGTAACTGATTTTCCAGAACCTGATTCACCAATAATACCAAGGCACTCCCCTGGTTTGATATGAAAACTCGGAGCATTGACCGCCTTATGCAGCTCCTGCCCAATGTGAAACTCAGTTCGCAGTTTCTGGACATCAATAAGTCCCTGCTGCTCACCGGCAAATGCAGTCTTTGCCTCTGGAGCAACCCTGGTTCTGAAGGCAGGTTTTTGCAGTGCTCCTGATTTGAGCCTGGGGTCAAGCATGTCTCTTATGCCATCTCCCAGCAGATTAATGCTCATAACCAGGATAAAAATGACTAAGCCGGGAATTGTGGCCACATGCGGAGCAGTGATGATTAAGCGCCGCCCTTCTCCCAGCATGGACCCAAGATCTGCCTGGGGTGGCTGGGCGCCAAGTCCGAGAAAGGAAAGGCCTGCTGTTTCTAAGATCATCCAGCCCACAGTGGTGGACATGGTAATAACTATTACCGGCAATACATTGGGAAATATTTCAGTAACAATAATTCTTACATCACCTTTGCCTGAAAGTCTGGCCGCATCTACAAACTCACGGTTGCGCAGGGTGATTGTAACCCCGCGCACGTTTCTGGCAAAAAAGGGAATATTTACTATGGCTATGGCGTAGAGAGCATTCATAAGTCCCGGTCCCAGCACTGCCACAATGGCCAGGGCCAGCAGGATATAGGGAAAGGCCATGAGCATATCAATGCCGCGCATGAGAAAGGTATCGATACGATGGGCAAAATATCCGGCTATAATGCCTATCAGGGTGCCAATGGTAGCTGCCACCAGAGTTGCGGATATGCCCACAGCAAGAGATACCCTTGTACCCCAGAGTATCCTTGAGAGTATGTCCCTTCCAAGCTGGTCTGTTCCAAGTAAATGACCAGGAGAAAAAATTGGCAGAAGACGATTGGCCAGAGCAGTCTTGTTGGGATCTGCCAGAGGCAGCAGGGGTGTAATCAGAGCCAGACCCACAACTATGGTCAGCACTATGAAACCAAAGGCTGCCAGGCGGTTGCGGAAAAGCATCCTGAACATGATGACAATGGAGGCAATTCTGGAAGGTGATGCTGTTACAGGGCTACTCATGCTGTCACCCTTG
Above is a window of Desulfonatronovibrio magnus DNA encoding:
- a CDS encoding ABC transporter ATP-binding protein; translation: MNKLTVKSLIKQYGGGRTLLGRKLSAVHAVRGIDFKVDKGEILGIVGESGCGKSTLAKMLVGLEAPTKGSIELDGKVFARTGTVPDRKALARRIQYIFQDPLSSLNPRKTVEQILEAPLKYLLGMNSDQRKKRMEELMRSVNLRPEFLTRYPHEFSGGQAQRIGIARALAPNPELLILDEPVSALDVSVQAQVLNLLKDLRAEFNLTYLFISHDLGVVRNLCDRVAVMYFGKFVEYGPTDEIFEKCRHPYTRLLLGSVPGIGTDSLKGEEETAELPDPYHPPKGCSFAPRCSRADDQCQKVDPLLEEISSEHLAACFFPYE
- a CDS encoding dipeptide/oligopeptide/nickel ABC transporter permease/ATP-binding protein — encoded protein: MSSPVTASPSRIASIVIMFRMLFRNRLAAFGFIVLTIVVGLALITPLLPLADPNKTALANRLLPIFSPGHLLGTDQLGRDILSRILWGTRVSLAVGISATLVAATIGTLIGIIAGYFAHRIDTFLMRGIDMLMAFPYILLALAIVAVLGPGLMNALYAIAIVNIPFFARNVRGVTITLRNREFVDAARLSGKGDVRIIVTEIFPNVLPVIVITMSTTVGWMILETAGLSFLGLGAQPPQADLGSMLGEGRRLIITAPHVATIPGLVIFILVMSINLLGDGIRDMLDPRLKSGALQKPAFRTRVAPEAKTAFAGEQQGLIDVQKLRTEFHIGQELHKAVNAPSFHIKPGECLGIIGESGSGKSVTAMSILGLVASPPGIITSGQVNFEGDNILAVPDHKLRNLRGNRISYIFQDPLSTLHPQFKVGDQLVEAMRVHQPLSYNQAWKKAVSLLEQVRIPNASQRVNVYPHQLSGGMRQRISIAMALANEPDLIVADEPTTALDVTVQAQILKLLDRLRKEKNASLMFITHDFGVVAHICDRVAVMYAGEIVESGPVDEILNNPAHPYTQRLIECVPDVSRKQDKLTEIPGLPPRVNALPPGCKFAKRCHKADDSCLRSEIELKTLSSVHEVKCLYPGRAS